One Triticum dicoccoides isolate Atlit2015 ecotype Zavitan chromosome 3B, WEW_v2.0, whole genome shotgun sequence genomic window, TGCTGAATAAACTAATGTGAAGAAGCCCAGCTGTTCAACGGTACAGCTAGTTAATGGGGGCAGTAGCTACAGTGTGTGATATGACAAGACGAACATAGTAGTAATGGCCAGTGGGCCAGTTCATGTACTCACACGAATTATTGCTACTTGACTGGAAGGCTTCGTGGACACCATACTGGAGTGGACAGAGCCATAACGATAGCCACAGCCTGCAGTGCATTTTTCAGAGGAGGGGGGCGGCTCCAGTATGCTCCGATTGGATCTGGTAAGGAAACCTTAGAAATCTCAAGATTTTGTTGgttccattcttcttcttcttcttcttcttcttctttatcaTCAGTTAATCAGCGTGCGCAGATCTGTTCTTGCAGCACTGATGATTGAAGTGATCCTATTCATGCTAAGTTGCTAACGCAGATCTCCCCTTGCAGCACTCTCATCGGTCTGTACCCAGGTATATTTGTTGATTTTGCTCGTTCCATTCTTCTTCTTCTCTAGTTAATCACTGTACTTATGTATGTATACCTCTACTCTACTGCAGAGCAAGTTTCGTCTTGATCGCTTGTGTTCGTCCTTCCTTTCCTGATGGTCCCCTTGCAGAACTCTGATCAGTTTACCCCACTCATCACCACCGATTGATGTGGTTCTGTATAGGCAGGAACTGGTTCGTGCTAACTAACATACATCTGCTTTCAGTTATATATATTCAACCGCACTGCTCTGCACTTCTTTTGATCTGTAACACAGTGGGTGCATGTAACTCCATTTGTTCACTAGTTGATCCATAATCTTGTATTTTCTTCATATTGCAGGTGTAGAAGCAGCAATCACATTCTCTTTCCTCTGTTTTCCTTTTAGCATTGTGAGATTTTAAGAATAGCAATTGGATGACCATTGGAGCAAATTGCGTCTTCAAGATGAGCACTATTGGTTCTTACTATCAGTGGGTTTTCCTTGTTGGAAGAGTGGTTTGTAAGGTAAAGACTTGCTATCTTAGTTTCGTAACTACGATGAAATAAATTATCAAATATTCTAGGCTAGCATATGGGAAACCGATCAGGAATAAGATGGGTCAGGCAAAGAAATATATGGTTTCTATGCACTACTTGTTGTTATTAACCCAATGCAATTATTTCCGTGGTTCAGTATGTATGCTTCTATATGCAGCTGCCTGTCAGTGGCCCAAGCAAACTAGTAAACCATTTTAACATTCAGAACTAAAACACATCTAAATTTGCAAGCACAAAGAACGAAATGACAGTGCCAGCTCAGGGATTCAGACCTCAATATGTGGCCCAATTCAGGGCACTGCATCTCTATTTGTACCGATGGAGTCTTTTATGCCTGTATATATTTTGGAGACTTCACTCATTTTGAAAGCATGCTGACACATTTTGCGCATTCATTTCCAGCCTTCAGTTTCCGTTCACTGAAACAAATCACCTGGGTGTTTTTGGTGGATCTCCCTTACCGAGTTTGTCTGATCCACGGCGGCCATACTTGAATCTTTGCTTGGATCATGTGCCAGTAAGTTGCAAAATATCATTACAGATGAGGCCATACTAATCCTTGGGGTGGAAGAAGATCTCAGAGAAGTCCTGCAGCGAGTAGAACTAATACAATGTTGCATATATGATGCTGAGAAAAGGAGGACAAAAGAGCAAGCAGTAAACAATTGGCTCGGCCAACTGAGAGATATTATATATGATGTTGATGAAATCCTGGACGTGGCTAGGTGTAAAGGAAGCAAGCTACTGCCTGACGATccttcatcatcatcaagcaaTGCGGCTGCATGTAAAGGCCTCTCAGTTTCCTCTTGCTTTTGTAACATCTGGTCACGTCGTGATGTTGCTGTTCGGGTTAGAAGCCTCAACAAAAAAATAGAGAACATTTTAGAGGACACGGTATTCTTAACACTCAACACTGGTATGCAGCCTACCAGAAATGGTCCAACATCCAAACTGATAAGAAGCTGCAACCTTGTTGAGCCCAACCTTGTGGGGAAGGAGATCATATATTCTAGCAAGAAGCTAGTGGACTTAGTTGTTGCACATAAGGAAAGTAAGTCTTACAAGCTTGCTATTGTTGGAACAGGAGGAGTTGGTAAGACAACACTAGCTCAGAAAATATACAATAACCAAAAAATTAAAGGAAGCTTCAAGGTGCAAGCATGGATTTGTGTTTCACAAGACTACAATGAAGTAACTCTTCTTAAAGAGGTTCTCCGGAATATTGGTGTGCATCATGAGCAAGGTGAAACCATAACAGAGCTCCAGAGGAAGCTTGCAGAAACAATTGAAGGGAAGAGTTTCTTTCTGGTTCTAGATGATGTCTGGCATTCCAATGTATGGATGGATCTATTAAGGCCTGCATTACATGAAACAACATCCAGAGTAATATTGGTAACCACACGAGATGATCAAATTTCAAGGAGAATAGGTGTAGAGCATACCCATCGAGTTGATCTCATGTCAGTCGAGGTGGGATGGGAGCTACTTTGGAGGAGCATGAACATTGATGAAGAGAAAGAAGTGCGGAATTTTAGAAATACGGGAATTGAGATTGTTCGTAAATGTGGTTGCCTTCCTCTTGCAATCAAGGTTACCGCTAGTGCTTTGGCAAGTAGAGATCTAACGGAAAATGAGTGGAAAAAGTATTTGGGCAAGTATGCTTGCTCCCAGAGTATGCTCTCGGATGAAACAGAAGAAGCTTTGTATCTAAGCTATAATGAGTTACCACATCGTCTGAAGCAGTGTTTCCTTCATTGTGCTCTTTATGTTGAAGATTCTATCATTCGATGTGATGAAGTTACCTGGTTATGGATTGCTGAAGGCTTCATCGAGGAGCAGCAAGGCCAATTACTAGAAGACACAGCAGAAGAGTACTACCATGAGCTAATACGCCGGAATCTCCTCCAGCCAAATAGGTTCATTTTTGACCAGGTTCAATGCAAAATGCATGACCTCTTAAGACAGCTTGCTCGTAATATATCAAGAGCAGAATGTTTTATTGGAGATGTTGAAACATTAAGGGGTGAAAATATGTCAAAACTGCGACGTGTTACTGCTGTCATTAAGAAGGATATGTTAGTGTTACCTAGACTGGATAAGGTGCAGGTTAAGGTGAGGACTTTCCTAACTGTTAAGGGTCCATGGAGAATTGAGGATACATTGTTCAAGAGATTTCTGCTTCTTCGTGTTTTGGTACTGAATTACTCACTTGTACAAAGCATCCCAGGTTATATAGGAAAACTGATACATCTACGTCTACTTAATTTAGATTACACTGGCATACATTGTCTTCCGAAATCCATTGGATCCCTAAAGCACCTTCAAGTACTGAGCTTGAGATGGTGTGATCATCTGGACAGTCTTCCTTTAGCCATTA contains:
- the LOC119274714 gene encoding putative disease resistance protein RGA4, producing MQPTRNGPTSKLIRSCNLVEPNLVGKEIIYSSKKLVDLVVAHKESKSYKLAIVGTGGVGKTTLAQKIYNNQKIKGSFKVQAWICVSQDYNEVTLLKEVLRNIGVHHEQGETITELQRKLAETIEGKSFFLVLDDVWHSNVWMDLLRPALHETTSRVILVTTRDDQISRRIGVEHTHRVDLMSVEVGWELLWRSMNIDEEKEVRNFRNTGIEIVRKCGCLPLAIKVTASALASRDLTENEWKKYLGKYACSQSMLSDETEEALYLSYNELPHRLKQCFLHCALYVEDSIIRCDEVTWLWIAEGFIEEQQGQLLEDTAEEYYHELIRRNLLQPNRFIFDQVQCKMHDLLRQLARNISRAECFIGDVETLRGENMSKLRRVTAVIKKDMLVLPRLDKVQVKVRTFLTVKGPWRIEDTLFKRFLLLRVLVLNYSLVQSIPGYIGKLIHLRLLNLDYTGIHCLPKSIGSLKHLQVLSLRWCDHLDSLPLAITLLSSLRCLNLYGTKICWVPKGMGKLKLLTYLEDYPVGTGIDGWKLEELSSWSQMRHLGIVKLERAAHSSINAVLTDKKHLKELVLKWTKLEEESYSEEYVSNTKKVFEQLIPPCNLKELCILQFFGRRYPTWFGTTCLSSLIHLILNYVRSCVHLPAIGQLPNLKYLKIMGAHAVTKVGPELFGCGKGDPICSELVAFPKLEWLVINDMPNWDEWSFFDEVVADDEMGEDGAVEVQKEDAQSARLQLLPRLVKLQLIGCPKLRALPPQLGEDTASLKEILLIRMNNLKVVEDFPLLSELLTIENCEGLQNVSNLPQVTALRVGACPNLSHVEGLGSLQQLGVGRGYARDLYTLGPWASRATPATSWRRTGCLHVELDGTRTDGPYASMGKAPNVLS